In a single window of the Larimichthys crocea isolate SSNF chromosome XVII, L_crocea_2.0, whole genome shotgun sequence genome:
- the LOC104939023 gene encoding growth arrest and DNA damage-inducible protein GADD45 beta — protein MTLEELVGTNGTEKRMEPGPALEELLVAAQREACLTVGVYESAKLMNVDPDSVVLCVLATDAEDDDDIALQIHFTLLQAFCCDNDVNILRVSGMRRLAHVLEGSPEDCNGNEHEPRDLHCILVTNPPVQPLQSLALQSISSFCEESRCRNQWVPYLELQDR, from the exons ATGACTCTGGAGGAGCTGGTCGGAACCAACGGCACCGAGAAACG GATGGAGCCCGGTCCGgctctggaggagctgctggtggcGGCGCAGCGGGAAGCCTGTCTGACGGTGGGAGTGTACGAGTCCGCCAAACTCATGAATGT TGACCCGGACAGCGTGGTTCTGTGCGTGCTCGCCACGGACGCGGAGGACGATGACGACATCGCGCTGCAGATCCACTTCACGCTGCTGCAGGCGTTCTGCTGCGACAATGACGTCAACATCCTGCGCGTGTCCGGCATGCGCAGGCTCGCGCACGTGCTCGAGGGGAGCCCCGAGGACTGTAACGGGAACGAGCACGAGCCCCGGGACCTGCACTGCATCCTGGTCACG AACCCTCCGGTCCAGCCGCTGCAGAGTCTGGCCCTGCAGAGCATCAGCAGCTTCTGTGAGGAGAGCCGCTGTCGGAACCAGTGGGTCCCGTACCTGGAGCTGCAGGACCGCTGA